The genomic interval TTCGGTGGGTTCGTCATCAAGTGAGTCACTGAGGAATGTACTCAGGTTGATGCCGTAATGCTCGCAAACATCGGTATAGCAAAAGCAGAGAGGGCGGTCCTGCTCGGTGATGATCTTGCACTTGGGCTTTCCACCCTCCAACACATAGTTCTGCACAGGCTGGCCGTTGAAGTTGATGCGTTTGAACCGCTCGGCAGAGGTGGCCACGCCCAGAAACTCAGGAGAAATCTGAAGATAGTACTCTATAGACTCGTTGGGCAGGGTGCTGATATTCATCTCACGGCCAATCTTCTGATAGGCGTTGAGCGCTGTGTTCTTTCTGAGCATCAGTATCTGACGAGGCTCGCCAAACTCATAGCCATCCTTCATCTTGTTGGTCTTCAGGCGGTTCTTCGACTTGATGAGATAGTCCTTCTCGTTGATGAGTTCGCCCTTTTGCTGCGCACAGCTAATGAGGCTCCAGAAGTTGGTCACCTCGTCGGCACGGTTGCACAGCTTGTTTTGCCGGATCAGTCCGTCCATACAGAGGTCGAGCAGATGGTTATAGGTGAACGGGAATTCGATGCTTCCTTGTAGGGCAAGGTATGCCGATAGGGGGACAAGCCAGTTGTTCTCAATACGGTCTTTCAGTTCTGGATTCCACTTGGGATGTAAGGTGACATCAGTCTTTGCCTTTTCCCAGGCGAGTTCGAATCGCTCCGTGAACTTGTCGCGCAGACTCACGAGTTGGATGGTGATGTGCGTAGCACCATACATTCGCAGCTGCATCAACTCAGCAAAGCGTTCACGCTCCTGCTGGTTGTGGTGGTCGCGGTCGTAGGCCAGGAAGATGAGTCGCGTAAACAAGGCAATGTCGGCAGTCGGCATCTCCTGACCTGTGAGGATGATGCCAGAGTCCACCCTGGCCTGTTCGCGTTTCTTATCCTTGTCCATGTTCATACGACTGCGCCCGATGCATGCCCAGAGGTCTTTGAGCCATTCAATCTTCTTGGTGTCGATACCGTTCTTGTATTCGTCGATATGGACAAGGGCATTGCTGACGCTGGCTACGGCATCAGCCAGTGCGGGAATGGTGGCCGTCTCAATATTCTGAGGCTCGTTACCCACGACGAAGAAAGCCATCATCGTCTCAGCCAGTTCGGTCTTACCAGAACCCTTTGGGCCAAAGATGTTGAGGATAGGGAAAGAAGGTGACTTCTGCTTATAGACATCCTTGAAGAGCGTAGCCATATAGAAGCAGAGGCTGATAACCGCATTGTCGCCAAACACATCGACAATCTTGGTGAAATAGTCGTGTAAGGAGATATTGGAATAGGTCTGGTGGCGGAATTTGCGTTCATTGGAATACAGTTCCGTAGAGTCCTTGTAAATCTGCGACATGGCGGGAAGATAATAGTTGTGTTTCTCCAGCCTGACGATGCCCTTGTCATCTACAGGATGCCAGACACCATCTTCCAAGGCACCATTGCAGAAACAGTAAAAGCCCTGCTGTTGCCAACCAAGTTGTTTGATTTCCACGGCGGTTTCAGACACCTTGGCCAGATAGCGCATCAGTTGGATTTGTGAAGAGTCATCTGCCAGCCATGTATAGTTGCCTATACCGACAAGTTTCTGACGCAGTTTCTTGGAAGAGGTGAATTCCTCCATATTCAGCTCGATAATCTCTTTTTGTCCGTCGGAGTTGCATATCTCGAACAAGCGGATGGGATGAATATCATCCTTGACATGGAACAGGGGCTTCAGAGTGAAGTTAGACCATTGCTTCTCCTCTCCCTTCTGGTTATAGCCATAATAACAGCCATGCTGGACGGTAAAGCCAAAAGAACGGAGCATGTCAATGTCGCCCTCGTTGTTCTTCTCGGAGAGTTGCTTCTGCCGTTTCTTCATAGCGGTATTGAGAGCCTGGCGCCAGATGGTCTTGTTGCCGTCAATCCTCGCAAGAGCAGTGATGTATCGCTCCCGAATGGCTTCGTCCTTGATACAGAGGAGCAATTCACAAGTCTCGTCGATGGCTTTCTGTTTCTCCTCCGTCGTACCGTTCTTGTTGAACCGTTTCTCAAATGCCCATAATAGGAACTCGCGTTCCTCCAACTTGGCAAGATCGGCTTTGTCAGTGAAGAACTCATCAGGGTCTATCTTCTTTGGTTTTTCTACGCTGAGGTCATTGGGAATCTCCTTGACGCTGACGGTGAAGCCTTGGTGCATGGCGAGGGCTCCATTATGGATAACGTTACAAAAGCCTGCACCGAGTTCTTCCTTGTCTTTCGGAATATCTGAGTCTGGGATAAAGCAGAGCGTGCAATCCTGTAAACGATAGTCTTTCAGTTTCTGGAACTGATTGACTGTCCATGAGCCACCAAGGGAGGCTATGGCATTGAAGATACCAACTGACTGTAGCTTCATCACATCAGGTGCCCCCTCTACTAAGTAAAGCTTTCTGTCTCCCCGTGCTTTCTTGATGGCAGTGTCGATTCCAAAGATGGAACGGGACTTGCAATACAAATCGCTGTCGGCAGAATTGAGATACTTACAATCCGACTTGTCGTCTATCGCCCTTGCCGTGAATCCCTCGATATGGGAATATCTGTCACGGATGGGAATCATGATGCGGTTACGATAGACGCAGTAGACGGAGTGTGTCTTCTCACTCAGTTTCAGAATGCCCATTTCCTGCATCAGTTCCAAACTAAGGCCTTCTTTCTTTGCATAGTCGATAACGGATGTCCAATTGTCAGGAGCATAGCCGATATGCTTCTCCTTGCAATACTCTTCGTTCCATCTGCTGAGCATATATGCATTTGCTGACTTGGCATCTGGTGTTTCCTTCCCTATTTCCTGGCAGAAGAATGCGCAAAGCCTTTCATTGATAATGCGCATGGACTCCAGTTTCTTGTATCGCTCTTCCTCTTCGGGTGTGGACTGGAGATCTGATTCAGACAAGTCAATATGCAATTTCTCCTTCAGCAGTTTCTTGACAGCAAGGGGAAAAGTGAGACCGTCCTGTTCCATCACAAAGTTGATGACGTTGCCACCCTTGCCACATCCGAAACAGTGGTATAGGTTCTTGGCCGTGTCAATGTGGAACGAGGGTGTGTCCTCCTGATGGAAAGGGCAGCATCCTTTTGCGGTATGGCCTCTGAGCTGAAGCTTGACACCATAGTCAGATACCACTTCTGCCAGATCAACCTCGTCAAGAACCTTGTCTATGTATTTCTTATCAATCATAATAGAAAATCACTTTTGTATTATATAAGCGTTACTTTATATTATATAATGGTATAAGGATTAAAGGCTACTGAGTTCCTTCCTGTGTTCCTCCATGAAGGCTACTATCATAGCCGCTGCCAGAGCACGGATAGGGATGTTTCGCTCCGAGTTAGCACGAAGTTGCTCTATCTGTTTCTTAACCTCTGTGGGTAGCCATACAGCAGCACCTTGTCCTTTTACACCAGTATAGTCCTCCAGTCCTTCGGTGAACTTCTTCCAACCAACGGCATGCCAGTCGGACTTTTCCTTACGGAAGGCTGCAGCATTACCATTGGATTCAGCGTTTGCACCTGTTATCTTTGTGACACTCTCCGCAAGAGAGATTCCGTTGACGTTCTTTGAAAGCAACGGGTTTATAACTTTCTTCTGTACCATGTCTTATAGTTGATTGATGATTTCAATGATTCTGTCAAAAGCATGCTCAACGGCAGCATACTGGTATTTGTCAAGAGGGTAGAGTGTGGAGTATCGCTTGATGACCACGCTCTGCTTGATTCTCGGCGTGACCGTTCCAAGCCGGCCAAGAACAGAGATGGTTTCATCTCTCATTTCACGCTCATGTGCCTTGCCTTCTGTGGTGTTGATGCGGTTGGGCAGGAAAACCAAGCGGGCAGATGACTTCTGGCTGATGACGGAAACAAAGATGCCTGTCGCATCAATGGTATCTACATCGTAGGACATGGGAATGACAATAAGG from Prevotella sp. E13-27 carries:
- a CDS encoding DNA primase; translated protein: MIDKKYIDKVLDEVDLAEVVSDYGVKLQLRGHTAKGCCPFHQEDTPSFHIDTAKNLYHCFGCGKGGNVINFVMEQDGLTFPLAVKKLLKEKLHIDLSESDLQSTPEEEERYKKLESMRIINERLCAFFCQEIGKETPDAKSANAYMLSRWNEEYCKEKHIGYAPDNWTSVIDYAKKEGLSLELMQEMGILKLSEKTHSVYCVYRNRIMIPIRDRYSHIEGFTARAIDDKSDCKYLNSADSDLYCKSRSIFGIDTAIKKARGDRKLYLVEGAPDVMKLQSVGIFNAIASLGGSWTVNQFQKLKDYRLQDCTLCFIPDSDIPKDKEELGAGFCNVIHNGALAMHQGFTVSVKEIPNDLSVEKPKKIDPDEFFTDKADLAKLEEREFLLWAFEKRFNKNGTTEEKQKAIDETCELLLCIKDEAIRERYITALARIDGNKTIWRQALNTAMKKRQKQLSEKNNEGDIDMLRSFGFTVQHGCYYGYNQKGEEKQWSNFTLKPLFHVKDDIHPIRLFEICNSDGQKEIIELNMEEFTSSKKLRQKLVGIGNYTWLADDSSQIQLMRYLAKVSETAVEIKQLGWQQQGFYCFCNGALEDGVWHPVDDKGIVRLEKHNYYLPAMSQIYKDSTELYSNERKFRHQTYSNISLHDYFTKIVDVFGDNAVISLCFYMATLFKDVYKQKSPSFPILNIFGPKGSGKTELAETMMAFFVVGNEPQNIETATIPALADAVASVSNALVHIDEYKNGIDTKKIEWLKDLWACIGRSRMNMDKDKKREQARVDSGIILTGQEMPTADIALFTRLIFLAYDRDHHNQQERERFAELMQLRMYGATHITIQLVSLRDKFTERFELAWEKAKTDVTLHPKWNPELKDRIENNWLVPLSAYLALQGSIEFPFTYNHLLDLCMDGLIRQNKLCNRADEVTNFWSLISCAQQKGELINEKDYLIKSKNRLKTNKMKDGYEFGEPRQILMLRKNTALNAYQKIGREMNISTLPNESIEYYLQISPEFLGVATSAERFKRINFNGQPVQNYVLEGGKPKCKIITEQDRPLCFCYTDVCEHYGINLSTFLSDSLDDEPTETKQEELPF